A DNA window from Drosophila pseudoobscura strain MV-25-SWS-2005 chromosome 2, UCI_Dpse_MV25, whole genome shotgun sequence contains the following coding sequences:
- the LOC117184736 gene encoding pickpocket protein 19-like: MAKGDKSDTPQKQDTKCFMELLRVYFRSYCEKSTIHCVRYLYDPQLHNLERLIWCLLLSVSIALSWFFYLMLSERFVSQKLQTVVHDPQYPVFLVEFPAVGICTDNRINWSQLQAAKSEFLPANASLELVESFTTLVARLETLRFGSFSVGLSELDDDNLEAVNFINITTLAMFLTLSCQDIMVLNSCQWRSTTFDCCEYFVMEKTEFGFCLVFNSDFSPRSKEIKKREGSQFYPRHNAKAGQGTGLNFDLLLNESFKRPNSLATDKVYIMIKKPDQMSNVVYSMTQNTETYVTVRPDLTWTDETTRSIPPERRNCLFVDEQLELDPADSAKKYGKPFQLTNCLNRCHESYLIQLCNCSLPIFFLHNQKVKECTATSLRCIARHNDIFSYDKRREEDALFSATKPGMTCSCLVNCYLLDYYTATTTLPLSAKRIPKDPQQKLFRVDVHYQVETTPLYRTSLEFTTIDLIANLGGIFGLCLGASMVSAFELIYYLTVGFGMHLYDNSYYGVLHRKMKIKWRAFKSYLKNEVTHLADHQVHPSQKDQTTNKIRHPHHHQRNAW, translated from the exons ATGGCGAAGGGTGACAAATCGGATACGCCGCAAAAGCAAGATACTAAGTGCTTTATGGAGTTGTTGCGCGTCTACTTTCGGAGCTACTGCGAAAAATCAACCATTCATTGCGTCCGCTATCTCTACGATCCGCAGCTACACAACCTGGAAAG ACTTATCTGGTGCTTGCTGCTCTCCGTCAGCATTGCCCTGTCATGGTTCTTTTATCTGATGCTATCGGAACGCTTTGTGTCGCAGAAGCTGCAAACTGTCGTCCACGATCCCCAGTACCCCGTCTTTCTCGTCGAATTCCCAGCAGTTGGTATTTGCACTGACAATCGCATCAATTGGAGCCAGCTGCAGGCGGCCAAGTCGGAGTTCCTGCCTGCCAATGCGAGCTTGGAACTTGTGGAGTCCTTCACCACTTTGGTTGCTCGACTGGAGACGCTGCGCTTTGGCAGCTTTTCGGTGGGTCTGTCCGAGCTGGATGACGACAATCTCGAGGCAGTGAACTTCATCAACATCACAACGTTGGCCATGTTCCTGACCCTAAGTTGCCAGGATATCATGGTGCTCAACTCGTGTCAGTGGCGCAGCACAACCTTCGACTGCTGCGAGTACTTTGTGATGGAGAAAACCGAGTTTGGGTTCTGTCTGGTCTTCAACTCGGATTTCTCGCCGCGCTCGAAGGAGATCAAGAAACGCGAGGGCTCCCAATTCTATCCCCGTCACAATGCAAAGGCCGGCCAGGGCACGGGTCTCAACTTTGATCTGCTTCTAAATGAGAGCTTCAAGCGACCGAATTCCTTGGCTACCGATAAAGTCTAT ATAATGATCAAAAAGCCAGACCAAATGTCGAATGTGGTCTATTCCATGACCCAAAATACCGAGACCTACGTGACGGTTCGTCCCGACCTGACGTGGACCGATGAGACCACCCGGAGCATTCCCCCAGAACGTCGCAATTGCCTTTTTGTGGACGAGCAGCTCGAGCTGGATCCCGCGGACTCGGCCAAGAAGTATGGCAAGCCCTTCCAGCTTACCAACTGCCTGAATCGGTGCCATGAGTCGTACTTGATTCAGCTGTGCAACTGCTCCCTGCCCATTTTCTTTCTTCACAATCAAAAAG TCAAGGAATGCACAGCGACCAGCCTCCGGTGCATCGCGAGGCATAATG ATATTTTCAGCTACGATAAGCGTCGGGAGGAGGATGCTCTGTTTAGTGCTACCAAACCAGGCATGACATGCTCCTGTCTGGTGAACTGCTATCTGCTCGATTACTACACGGCCACAACGACGCTGCCTCTCTCTGCCAAGAGGAT TCCAAAGGATCCGCAGCAGAAACTTTTCAGAGTGGATGTGCACTACCAAGTGGAGACGACGCCGCTGTACCGCACCAGTCTGGAATTTACCACGATTGATTTGATAG CTAACTTGGGTGGCATCTTTGGCCTGTGCTTGGGCGCCTCTATGGTCAGTGCATTCGAGTTGATTTACTATCTAACAGTCGGCTTTGGCATGCATCTCTACGACAACTCCTACTATGGCGTACTCCATCGGAAAATGAAGATAAAATGGCGCGCCTTTAAGAGCTATTTGAAAAACGAAGTCACTCATTTGGCTGACCATCAGGTGCATCCATCCCAAAAGGACCAGACCACAAACAAAATTAGGCAtccgcaccaccaccagagAAATGCCTGGTGA
- the LOC4800491 gene encoding pickpocket protein 19-like — translation MFYPLELPRPRKALYGEYGKKLGQIRAQHEPQGSAGKLWRLLLPYLKEYTATSSVHGIRYLADPKLKYFERIIWLLILVATSIGASIVYVDLSELYQSMRIQTTIKNTMYPIFAAPFPAVGICPRNRINWIKLENEAPYHFLGPNISAAEKELFVRFFSSAADSHLTRLTEMSSFFNNAPLAANLTLLDGLDVATVIEYVLLKCSDFFSACLWRGNPQNCCEIFELQFTESGSCWVFNSLISPARRQKEKDNKYYPRRTPQYGEGSGLDVFLRLRNSSLIRPNKRGVYVMIKQPQQWSDVVRHVPHGAQTQISMVPRITTTDQRTRALTPRARRCIFPDEVTHPQYKNLPGFEYWVGNCRSKCHQEHVINLCKCSPSVFFPVTDKDNFTVCKPSDFKCLHDNRLTFSVERHPQEDEYVDNLYKESMICNCFISCTQLIFDRVFSSSTLDNNDTHTELGTIRLDIFYQSGWFIQYHTNMRFTFVELLASFGGIIGLFLGASLLSAFELVYFFTIGLYLYLHGERKLSLQPRPLQPAVITIPFGQRKITPAKYIR, via the exons ATGTTTTATCCCCTGGAACTGCCACGGCCACGCAAAGCTCTCTATGGGGAGTATGGAAAGAAACTTGGACAGATCAGGGCGCAGCACGAGCCACAGGGTTCGGCGGGTAAACTATGGCGTCTCCTTCTTCCATATCTCAAGGAGTACACGGCGACCTCCTCGGTGCATGGCATACGATATCTGGCCGATCCGAAGCTGAAATACTTTGAGAG GATAATTTGGCTGCTGATTCTGGTGGCCACCAGCATAGGTGCCAGCATTGTGTACGTAGATCTCAGTGAGCTCTACCAGTCGATGCGTATTCAGACCACCATCAAGAACACCATGTATCCGATATTCGCGGCGCCCTTTCCCGCTGTTGGGATCTGTCCGCGCAACCGCATAAATTGGATAAAGTTGGAGAACGAGGCTCCGTATCACTTCCTGGGTCCCAACATCTCTGCCGCAGAAAAGGAGCTCTTCGTTCGCTTCTTTTCGTCTGCCGCCGACTCGCACTTGACTCGCTTGACAGAGATGTCGAGCTTTTTCAACAATGCCCCGCTAGCTGCTAACTTGACCCTGCTGGACGGCTTAGATGTGGCAACAGTCATTGAGTATGTCCTGCTGAAGTGCAGTGATTTCTTTTCCGCCTGCCTCTGGCGGGGCAACCCGCAGAACTGTTGTGAGATTTTTGAGTTGCAGTTCACAGAGTCGGGCTCCTGTTGGGTTTTCAATTCACTGATCAGTCCAGCAAGGCGACAGAAAGAG AAGGATAACAAGTACTATCCCCGTCGCACACCACAGTATGGTGAGGGCTCTGGCTTGGATGTTTTCCTGCGACTCAGGAACTCCTCTCTTATTCGGCCCAACAAACGGGGCGTATACGTGATGATCAAGCAACCGCAGCAGTGGAGCGATGTCGTGCGCCATGTCCCACACGGGGCGCAAACCCAGATCAGCATGGTGCCCCGCATCACAACCACGGATCAGCGAACCCGAGCCTTGACGCCCAGAGCCAGACGCTGCATCTTTCCGGATGAGGTTACCCATCCTCAGTACAAGAATCTGCCGGGCTTTGAGTACTGGGTGGGAAACTGTCGCAGCAAGTGTCACCAGGAACATGTCATCAATCTGTGCAAGTGCTCGCCATCTGTTTTCTTTCCGGTAACCGATAAGG ATAACTTTACTGTCTGCAAGCCATCGGACTTTAAGTGTCTCCACGATAACAGAC TCACTTTTAGCGTGGAGCGCCATCCACAGGAGGATGAGTACGTGGACAATCTGTACAAGGAGAGCATGATCTGTAACTGCTTCATAAGTTGCACTCAGCTAATCTTCGATCGAGTATTTAGTAGCAGCACCTTAGA TAATAACGACACCCACACAGAGTTGGGTACCATTCGCCTGGACATTTTCTATCAGTCGGGATGGTTCATCCAGTACCACACCAACATGCGTTTTACCTTTGTGGAATTGCTGG CTAGTTTCGGTGGTATAATTGGACTCTTCCTGGGCGCCTCACTGCTCAGTGCCTTTGAGCTGGTCTACTTCTTCACCATTGGCCTCTATTTATATTTGCATGGGGAGAGGAAACTGTCCCtccagccacgcccactccAACCAGCAGTCATTACTATACCCTTTGGACAGAGAAAGATTACTCCAGCTAAGTATATACGTTGA